A window of Juglans regia cultivar Chandler chromosome 7, Walnut 2.0, whole genome shotgun sequence contains these coding sequences:
- the LOC109015575 gene encoding signal peptidase complex catalytic subunit SEC11A-like has translation MGWIGETIDSIKSLQIRQVLTQAVSLGMIVTSALIIWKALMCITGSESPVVVVLSGSMEPGFKRGDILFLHMSKDPIRAGEIVVFNVDGREIPIVHRVIKVHERQDTGEVDVLTKGDNNYGDDRLLYAHGQLWLQRHHIMGRAVGFLPYVGWVTIIMTEKPIIKYILIGALGLLVITSKD, from the exons ATGGGGTGGATCGGTGAGACAATCGACTCTATCAAATCCCTTCAGATCCGCCAGGTCCTCACCCAGGCCGTCAGTCTCG GCATGATTGTTACATCTGCACTGATAATATGGAAGGCATTAATGTGCATTACTGGCAGTGAATCCCCTGTTGTTGTTGTCCTTTCTGGAAGCATGGAACCTGGCTTCAAGAGG GGGGACATCTTGTTCTTGCACATGAGCAAAGATCCTATTCGTGCCGGGGAGATTGTTGTTTTTAATGTTGAC GGTCGTGAGATTCCAATTGTCCATCGTGTTATTAAG GTCCATGAACGACAAGATACTGGCGAAGTTGATGTCCTCACAAAAG GAGATAATAATTATGGGGATGACAGGCTTCTGTATGCTCATGGTCAGCTTTGGCTTCAACGACATCACATAATGGGCAGAGCTGTAGG GTTCCTGCCTTATGTTGGCTGGGTAACAATTATCATGACTGAAAAGCCAATCATCAAG TATATTCTTATTGGTGCATTGGGGTTGCTCGTTATAACTTCAAAAGATTGA
- the LOC108984535 gene encoding O-fucosyltransferase 13-like isoform X1, with protein sequence MVILSVKPLFMILVVPLALFLAVVLLSPPSPYFQSSVPSNSSLKPSIWTVRRIIGWRPCKWWQLGDLTVAELKSNGYIRVDCYGGLNQMRRDLCDGVGIARLLNATLVLPKFEVAAYWNESSGFADVFDVEYFIHQMNGFIKVVKELPSEFASKEPFQVDCSKRKGQFDYVESVLPSLLEHRYISITPAMSQRRDRYPQNAKAALCQACYNALRLTRSLEKKASELLEAIPKPFLSLHLRFEPDMVAYSQCQYSGLSSASIKTIEAAQGDRKPWTGELARIWRKRGKCPLTPNETAFILQALSIPTSTNIYLAAGDGLMEIEGLTSVYTNVVTKSSLLTGEDFTSMHGNTKAALDYHVSINSDSYVATYFGNMDKMVAAMRAFKGLYKTLFLSRRAFADFTSQGLRGRDLMQALQKAHRDDFVIGRGSALPYCFCEANSSYPINCI encoded by the exons ATGGTGATTTTGTCGGTGAAACCCCTGTTTATGATTCTAGTCGTCCCGCTTGCTCTCTTCCTCGCTGTCGTTTTGCTTTCGCCTCCTTCTCCATACTTCCAGAGCTCGGTTCCTTCGAATTCATCACT AAAACCGAGCATATGGACTGTCCGGAGAATCATTGGATGGAGACCTTGCAAGTGGTGGCAACTAGGAGATCTAACTG TGGCTGAACTTAAGAGTAATGGGTATATCCGAGTGGATTGCTATGGTGGCCTCAATCAGATGCGAAGAGAT TTGTGTGATGGTGTTGGTATTGCACGGCTGTTAAATGCAACCCTGGTTTTGCCAAAGTTTGAAGTGGCTGCATATTGGAATGAGTCGAG TGGCTTTGCAGATGTATTTGATGTCGAATACTTTATCCACCAGATGAATGGCTTTATTAAGGTTGTGAAAGAGTTGCCATCAGAGTTTGCATCAAAGGAGCCTTTCCAAGTAGACTGTAGCAAACGCAAAGGCCAATTTGATTATGTTGAAAGTGTTCTTCCATCTTTGTTGGAACATCGTTATATTTCAATTACACCAGCAATGAGCCAAAGAAGAGACAG GTATCCTCAAAATGCTAAAGCTGCCCTTTGTCAAGCTTGTTACAATGCATTACGCCTCACAAGATCCTTGGAAAAGAAAGCCTCTGAGCTTCTAGAAGCTATACCCaaaccttttctctctcttcaccTTCGCTTTGAACCGGACATGGTAGCTTACAGCCAATGCCAATACTCAGGTCTTTCTTCAGCCTCCATCAAAACCATTGAGGCAGCACAAGGAGATAGAAAACCGTGGACTGGAGAGTTGGCCCGCATTTGGAGAAAACGGGGGAAGTGTCCTCTTACGCCTAATGAGACGGCCTTCATACTTCAAGCACTTTCCATCCCGACAAGCACAAATATATATCTGGCAGCTGGGGATGGGCTTATGGAAATTGAAGGTTTAACATCTGTTTACACCAATGTAGTCACTAAGTCTAGCCTCCTTACTGGTGAGGATTTCACAAGCATGCATGGGAACACGAAAGCTGCATTGGATTATCACGTGTCTATTAATAGTGATTCTTACGTGGCTACATATTTTGGAAATATGGACAAGATGGTTGCTGCAATGCGAGCTTTCAAGGGGCTGTACAAAACTCTTTTCTTAAGCAGAAGAGCTTTTGCAGATTTCACGTCGCAGGGCTTGAGAGGGAGAGATTTGATGCAAGCTCTGCAGAAAGCTCATAGAGATGATTTTGTCATAGGAAGAGGGTCTGCTTTGCCCTACTGTTTTTGCGAG GCCAACAGCAGCTATCCTATAAATTGTATCTAG
- the LOC108984535 gene encoding O-fucosyltransferase 13-like isoform X3, protein MRRDLCDGVGIARLLNATLVLPKFEVAAYWNESSGFADVFDVEYFIHQMNGFIKVVKELPSEFASKEPFQVDCSKRKGQFDYVESVLPSLLEHRYISITPAMSQRRDRYPQNAKAALCQACYNALRLTRSLEKKASELLEAIPKPFLSLHLRFEPDMVAYSQCQYSGLSSASIKTIEAAQGDRKPWTGELARIWRKRGKCPLTPNETAFILQALSIPTSTNIYLAAGDGLMEIEGLTSVYTNVVTKSSLLTGEDFTSMHGNTKAALDYHVSINSDSYVATYFGNMDKMVAAMRAFKGLYKTLFLSRRAFADFTSQGLRGRDLMQALQKAHRDDFVIGRGSALPYCFCEVKL, encoded by the exons ATGCGAAGAGAT TTGTGTGATGGTGTTGGTATTGCACGGCTGTTAAATGCAACCCTGGTTTTGCCAAAGTTTGAAGTGGCTGCATATTGGAATGAGTCGAG TGGCTTTGCAGATGTATTTGATGTCGAATACTTTATCCACCAGATGAATGGCTTTATTAAGGTTGTGAAAGAGTTGCCATCAGAGTTTGCATCAAAGGAGCCTTTCCAAGTAGACTGTAGCAAACGCAAAGGCCAATTTGATTATGTTGAAAGTGTTCTTCCATCTTTGTTGGAACATCGTTATATTTCAATTACACCAGCAATGAGCCAAAGAAGAGACAG GTATCCTCAAAATGCTAAAGCTGCCCTTTGTCAAGCTTGTTACAATGCATTACGCCTCACAAGATCCTTGGAAAAGAAAGCCTCTGAGCTTCTAGAAGCTATACCCaaaccttttctctctcttcaccTTCGCTTTGAACCGGACATGGTAGCTTACAGCCAATGCCAATACTCAGGTCTTTCTTCAGCCTCCATCAAAACCATTGAGGCAGCACAAGGAGATAGAAAACCGTGGACTGGAGAGTTGGCCCGCATTTGGAGAAAACGGGGGAAGTGTCCTCTTACGCCTAATGAGACGGCCTTCATACTTCAAGCACTTTCCATCCCGACAAGCACAAATATATATCTGGCAGCTGGGGATGGGCTTATGGAAATTGAAGGTTTAACATCTGTTTACACCAATGTAGTCACTAAGTCTAGCCTCCTTACTGGTGAGGATTTCACAAGCATGCATGGGAACACGAAAGCTGCATTGGATTATCACGTGTCTATTAATAGTGATTCTTACGTGGCTACATATTTTGGAAATATGGACAAGATGGTTGCTGCAATGCGAGCTTTCAAGGGGCTGTACAAAACTCTTTTCTTAAGCAGAAGAGCTTTTGCAGATTTCACGTCGCAGGGCTTGAGAGGGAGAGATTTGATGCAAGCTCTGCAGAAAGCTCATAGAGATGATTTTGTCATAGGAAGAGGGTCTGCTTTGCCCTACTGTTTTTGCGAGgttaaattgtaa
- the LOC108984535 gene encoding O-fucosyltransferase 13-like isoform X2, with amino-acid sequence MVILSVKPLFMILVVPLALFLAVVLLSPPSPYFQSSVPSNSSLKPSIWTVRRIIGWRPCKWWQLGDLTVAELKSNGYIRVDCYGGLNQMRRDLCDGVGIARLLNATLVLPKFEVAAYWNESSGFADVFDVEYFIHQMNGFIKVVKELPSEFASKEPFQVDCSKRKGQFDYVESVLPSLLEHRYISITPAMSQRRDRYPQNAKAALCQACYNALRLTRSLEKKASELLEAIPKPFLSLHLRFEPDMVAYSQCQYSGLSSASIKTIEAAQGDRKPWTGELARIWRKRGKCPLTPNETAFILQALSIPTSTNIYLAAGDGLMEIEGLTSVYTNVVTKSSLLTGEDFTSMHGNTKAALDYHVSINSDSYVATYFGNMDKMVAAMRAFKGLYKTLFLSRRAFADFTSQGLRGRDLMQALQKAHRDDFVIGRGSALPYCFCEVKL; translated from the exons ATGGTGATTTTGTCGGTGAAACCCCTGTTTATGATTCTAGTCGTCCCGCTTGCTCTCTTCCTCGCTGTCGTTTTGCTTTCGCCTCCTTCTCCATACTTCCAGAGCTCGGTTCCTTCGAATTCATCACT AAAACCGAGCATATGGACTGTCCGGAGAATCATTGGATGGAGACCTTGCAAGTGGTGGCAACTAGGAGATCTAACTG TGGCTGAACTTAAGAGTAATGGGTATATCCGAGTGGATTGCTATGGTGGCCTCAATCAGATGCGAAGAGAT TTGTGTGATGGTGTTGGTATTGCACGGCTGTTAAATGCAACCCTGGTTTTGCCAAAGTTTGAAGTGGCTGCATATTGGAATGAGTCGAG TGGCTTTGCAGATGTATTTGATGTCGAATACTTTATCCACCAGATGAATGGCTTTATTAAGGTTGTGAAAGAGTTGCCATCAGAGTTTGCATCAAAGGAGCCTTTCCAAGTAGACTGTAGCAAACGCAAAGGCCAATTTGATTATGTTGAAAGTGTTCTTCCATCTTTGTTGGAACATCGTTATATTTCAATTACACCAGCAATGAGCCAAAGAAGAGACAG GTATCCTCAAAATGCTAAAGCTGCCCTTTGTCAAGCTTGTTACAATGCATTACGCCTCACAAGATCCTTGGAAAAGAAAGCCTCTGAGCTTCTAGAAGCTATACCCaaaccttttctctctcttcaccTTCGCTTTGAACCGGACATGGTAGCTTACAGCCAATGCCAATACTCAGGTCTTTCTTCAGCCTCCATCAAAACCATTGAGGCAGCACAAGGAGATAGAAAACCGTGGACTGGAGAGTTGGCCCGCATTTGGAGAAAACGGGGGAAGTGTCCTCTTACGCCTAATGAGACGGCCTTCATACTTCAAGCACTTTCCATCCCGACAAGCACAAATATATATCTGGCAGCTGGGGATGGGCTTATGGAAATTGAAGGTTTAACATCTGTTTACACCAATGTAGTCACTAAGTCTAGCCTCCTTACTGGTGAGGATTTCACAAGCATGCATGGGAACACGAAAGCTGCATTGGATTATCACGTGTCTATTAATAGTGATTCTTACGTGGCTACATATTTTGGAAATATGGACAAGATGGTTGCTGCAATGCGAGCTTTCAAGGGGCTGTACAAAACTCTTTTCTTAAGCAGAAGAGCTTTTGCAGATTTCACGTCGCAGGGCTTGAGAGGGAGAGATTTGATGCAAGCTCTGCAGAAAGCTCATAGAGATGATTTTGTCATAGGAAGAGGGTCTGCTTTGCCCTACTGTTTTTGCGAGgttaaattgtaa
- the LOC108984531 gene encoding putative disease resistance protein RGA3, with amino-acid sequence MADLVSIVSSIVTIVQEQVSSFLTEKYLELYGVEQEIENLERLLRKIQASVKDVEENPLISNSMRVWLEDVRAAAYDAQDLLNSWTTECNLQLVEKQVNKLRPFIAHKLYNLRVSGELKEIVARLDKISKEKNECHPARGVDVPENPWRKTGSLLNNLVVGREKETQDMVKLLVSDTGETSAGQNIAVIPIVGMGGVGKTTLARLVYADDRISRYFKIKIWVPVGNNFDLNQILKEIVLSQNNDRDDGFFSLNILQTRVVDILAGKKFLLVLDDIWINDYQEWQELENVLSRGGKGSRVLVTSRLSTVSKVMGAKAPYDLPCFDDDESWSLFEKVVFQEGSSTADAREELEAYGKEIARKCKGLPLAVKHIGGLLRGNVDVQEWSRIVKELDEESNSKSKSNTILPVLRLSYDRLSYNLKRCFEYCSLFPKAYVFDKNDLIKLWMAEDFIERNDIDRTEEIGSRDFDDLLNRFFFECSSEDKTKFRMHDLIHDLAISVSTPLCFQVKDKKLSRVPKESRHVSVFCKDVEQPALEIIKRLKNLRTLLFPVEHLKTFDQVPGKISSSLRYLRVLALSSSTILALPKSIENLKELRYLDLSKTDIRELPESICKLINLQTLKLLGCPWLFQLPSKLGALVNLRHLELDEMFWNKISIFPPKMGQLTNLHNLHTFEVGRNPGHRIEELKNLVYLTGTLRITKLENAVNPREANLKDKKMVQKLEYVWSNGSNVDKAGDRDALLEDLQPHLNVKELVICHYRGNEFPTWMRNGLLSNLVSISLSHCARTKILSLDKLPKLAKLHLMNMQELEEWSEERYPSLKRLKIIDCPKLRKLPCFFPKLDVLKIKRCESLDAIPLAQLEVITLVDNPVLHQWPEEDIPFRIQYEGGEEVSSTLASSTFCRYVKIVNCPELCKLPTELYPQRLEISGCRSLTDLPDEQHAVRLEHIALYGCHDETLLGMIPSTSSLFSLVISNISNMNSLPKWPRLPGLKALYIRDCEDLECLSNQENTLSQSFTSLELLSLRNCPKLETLPAEGLPRTLGYLSIALCARLKSFGPKDALKNLTSLHDLYVEDCPELQAFPEDGLSPSLLHLCIQGCPLLTEQCQKDGDLMLKNIPDRELAPTEIPNSSSSSWRGWGWGKLPFKRQKI; translated from the coding sequence ATGGCTGATCTAGTTTCAATTGTCAGTTCTATTGTCACGATCGTTCAAGAGCAGGTCTCTTCTTTTCTCACGGAGAAGTATCTCGAACTCTATGGTGTCGAACAAGAGATAGAAAATCTGGAAAGGTTACTTAGAAAAATTCAAGCCTCGGTTAAAGATGTGGAAGAAAATCCTTTGATCTCTAACTCGATGAGGGTTTGGCTTGAAGATGTACGCGCAGCGGCTTATGATGCACAAGATTTGTTGAACTCTTGGACGACAGAATGTAACCTGCAGCTGGTGGAGAAGCAGGTAAATAAACTCCGTCCTTTTATTGCACATAAGTTATATAACTTGCGTGTATCGGGTGAGCTAAAAGAAATTGTGGCAAGGCTAGATAAGATTTCCAAAGAGAAAAACGAGTGCCATCCTGCTAGAGGGGTGGATGTCCCTGAAAATCCCTGGCGGAAAACTGGTTCTCTTCTAAACAATTTAGTTGTTGGTAGGGAGAAAGAAACACAGGACATGGTAAAATTGTTGGTATCCGATACTGGAGAAACCAGTGCAGGGCAAAACATTGCTGTCATTCCCATTGTAGGAATGGGGGGTGTGGGTAAAACTACTTTGGCTCGACTTGTCTATGCAGACGACAGGATATCcagatatttcaaaattaagatTTGGGTTCCGGTCGGGAATAATTTTGACTTAAACCAAATTTTGAAAGAGATTGTACTATCCCAGAATAACGATCGCGATGACGGCTTTTTCTCCTTGAATATACTACAAACCCGAGTTGTCGATATCTTGGCTGGTAAGAAATTTTTACTAGTTCTAGATGATATCTGGATTAATGATTATCAAGAGTGGCAAGAGCTGGAAAACGTCTTAAGTCGAGGGGGCAAGGGAAGTAGGGTTCTGGTAACTAGCCGACTCTCAACTGTTTCTAAGGTCATGGGTGCAAAAGCCCCCTATGATTTAccatgttttgatgatgatgaatcttgGTCATTGTTTGAAAAGGTTGTATTTCAAGAAGGTAGTTCGACGGCCGATGCACGTGAAGAATTAGAAGCATATGGTAAAGAAATTGCAAGAAAGTGCAAAGGTTTACCTTTGGCTGTCAAACATATAGGAGGCCTTCTACGTGGAAATGTTGACGTTCAAGAATGGAGCAGGATCGTGAAGGAACTTGACGAAGAATCAAACTCCAAATCTAAAAGCAACACTATTCTGCCTGTTCTCAGATTGTCTTATGATCGTCTATCTTACAATCTGAAGCGGTGCTTCGAATACTGTTCCCTATTTCCCAAGGCTTATGTATTTGATAAGAATGACTTGATCAAATTATGGATGGCAGAAGACTTCATTGAGCGTAATGACATCGACAGAACAGAGGAGATAGGAAGCAGAGACTTTGATGATTTGCTAAACAGGTTCTTCTTTGAATGCTCAAGTGAAGACAAGACAAAATTTAGGATGCATGATCTTATTCATGACTTGGCAATATCAGTCTCCACCCCCCTATGTTTCCAAGTGAAGGATAAGAAACTAAGTCGTGTGCCTAAAGAATCTCGTCATGTATCTGTCTTTTGTAAAGACGTCGAGCAGCCTGCTTTGGAGATAATTAAAAGATTGAAGAATCTACGTACGCTTCTATTTCCAGTTGAACACCTGAAAACTTTCGATCAGGTCCCTGGCAAAATATCGAGTTCACTGAGATATTTGCGAGTTCTTGCCCTCAGTTCAAGCACAATTCTGGCATTGCCAAAatcaattgaaaatttgaaggagTTGCGCTACCTTGACCTTTCAAAAACTGATATCAGAGAGCTTCCAGAATCGATATGCAAACTCATCAATTTGCAGACGCTGAAACTCTTAGGTTGCCCTTGGCTTTTCCAATTGCCCAGCAAGCTTGGAGCTCTGGTTAACCTGAGGCATCTAGAGCTGGACGAAATGTTTTGGAACAAGATCTCCATATTTCCACCAAAAATGGGGCAATTGACCAATCTGCACAATTTGCACACCTTTGAGGTTGGCCGCAATCCTGGACACAGAATCGAGGAACTGAAGAATTTGGTGTATCTTACAGGAACACTGCGCATCACAAAGCTCGAGAATGCAGTGAATCCAAGAGAGGCTAActtgaaagacaaaaaaatgGTACAGAAGCTGGAATATGTGTGGAGCAATGGATCAAATGTAGATAAAGCGGGGGACAGAGACGCGCTTCTTGAAGACCTGCAACCACACTTAAATGTCAAAGAGCTCGTAATTTGTCACTATAGGGGCAATGAATTTCCAACTTGGATGAGAAATGGGCTACTTAGTAACTTGGTTTCTATTTCCTTGAGTCATTGCGCAAGAACGAAAATCCTCTCTCTCGACAAGCTACCCAAACTTGCAAAACTCCACCTTATGAATATGCAGGAGTTGGAGGAATGGTCCGAGGAGCGTTATCCATCCCTCAAAAGGCTTAAAATCATTGACTGTCCCAAGCTCAGAAAGTTGCCCTGCTTCTTCCCTAAGCTAGACGTTCTAAAGATAAAAAGATGTGAATCATTGGATGCTATTCCATTAGCCCAACTGGAAGTTATTACACTTGTGGACAATCCAGTTCTACATCAATGGCCTGAAGAAGATATACCATTCAGAATTCAATATGAAGGTGGCGAAGAAGTCAGCAGCACACTGGCCTCTTCAACCTTTTGCCGCTACGTTAAAATTGTCAATTGCCCTGAGTTGTGCAAGCTGCCAACGGAACTCTATCCACAGAGATTGGAGATAAGTGGGTGCAGGTCATTGACTGACCTCCCAGATGAACAGCACGCAGTACGGCTTGAGCATATAGCATTATATGGATGCCATGACGAAACATTGTTGGGAATGATACCCAGCACCAGCAGTTTATTCTCCTTGGTCATTTCAAACATCTCAAACATGAACTCTCTTCCCAAATGGCCCCGTCTTCCAGGCCTCAAGGCACTCTACATCCGTGACTGCGAGGATCTGGAATGTCTGTCCAATCAAGAAAACACATTGTCCCAGAGTTTCACCTCTCTTGAACTATTGTCCCTTCGGAATTGTCCCAAGCTTGAAACGTTGCCTGCTGAAGGGCTCCCCAGAACTCTTGGATATTTGAGTATCGCCTTGTGTGCAAGGCTCAAGTCATTTGGCCCAAAGGACGCACTTAAGAATTTGACATCTCTCCATGATCTTTACGTTGAGGACTGCCCTGAGCTCCAAGCCTTCCCAGAGGACGGTCTTTCACCCTCACTCCTTCATTTGTGTATTCAAGGATGCCCACTACTTACAGAGCAGTGTCAAAAAGATGGAGACCTGATGCTGAAGAACATCCCAGATCGGGAATTGGCACCCACCGAAATTCCgaactcatcatcatcttcgtggcgggggtgggggtggggaaAATTGCCctttaaaagacaaaaaatatga